One Glycine max cultivar Williams 82 chromosome 3, Glycine_max_v4.0, whole genome shotgun sequence DNA window includes the following coding sequences:
- the LOC100500605 gene encoding Protein NONRESPONDING TO OXYLIPINS 2, mitochondrial-like, with protein MASFSHCTRRFISLSSMKSAVRTISHSPLLNATVPHRPFSPLIRTCVYRLGSVQSLLPLHSTVATARMVSSLSIDSRNCEALSHATLCCNHPGP; from the exons ATGGCGTCGTTTTCCCATTGCACTCGTCGTTTCATCTCACTCTCTTCGATGAAATCAGCTGTTAGAACAATCAGTCATTCTCCTCTTCTCAACGCTACTGTGCCCCACCGTCCATTCTCACCGCTTATCAG AACTTGTGTGTACCGACTAGGAAGTGTGCAGTCACTTTTGCCTCTACATAGTACAGTGGCTACTGCAAGAATGGTGTCTAGTCTTAGCATTGATTCAAGGAATTGTGAAGCTCTTTCACATGCTACTCTCTGCTGCAACCACCCTGGACCCTAA